In one Lachnospiraceae bacterium GAM79 genomic region, the following are encoded:
- a CDS encoding DUF512 domain-containing protein has protein sequence MKKNEHLITVVYPGSIAEEMEIETGDYLLAINDKEIKDVFDYRYMIKDEYIEVLIRKSYGEEWLLEIEKDYDDDLGVEFENGLMSDYRSCTNKCMFCFIDQMPPGMRETLYFKDDDSRLSFLQGNYITLTNMTDEDVDRIIKMQLAPINISIQTTNPDLRCKMLHNRFAGDRLKYLDRLFEGHVEMNGQIVLCKHVNDGTELERSIRDLGKYLPFMRSVSVVPAGLTKYRQGLYPLELFTKEEAGQVIDLIESYQKKFYEQYSLHFIHASDEWYITAGRDFPEAERYDGYIQLENGVGMMRLFLEEFDEAYREMLDAPDYQVRRETFHRTVCMATGKLTYSTIDNFANRLMEAFPGLTIRVYCIRNDFFGETITVSGLITGIDLTTQLKEIQDAGVDLGEALLIPSNMLRMGEKVFLDDMTVDQVEERLGLHVVPIESGGADFIQAVIDPSYSMDRNNETLGYIQAFDDDEN, from the coding sequence TTGAAAAAAAATGAGCATTTAATTACTGTAGTCTATCCCGGCTCCATAGCGGAAGAAATGGAGATTGAAACGGGAGATTATCTGCTTGCAATAAATGATAAAGAGATAAAAGATGTATTCGATTATCGATACATGATAAAAGATGAATATATAGAGGTTCTGATTCGTAAATCCTATGGAGAAGAATGGCTGCTTGAGATTGAAAAGGATTATGATGATGATCTGGGTGTGGAATTTGAAAATGGTCTTATGAGCGATTATCGATCCTGCACCAATAAATGCATGTTTTGTTTTATTGATCAGATGCCTCCGGGAATGAGGGAGACACTTTATTTTAAAGACGATGATTCCCGTCTGTCCTTTTTACAGGGAAATTATATCACACTGACAAATATGACAGATGAGGATGTTGACCGTATTATAAAGATGCAGCTTGCACCGATCAACATATCTATTCAGACGACCAATCCTGATCTGCGGTGTAAGATGCTGCATAATCGTTTTGCAGGCGACCGGTTAAAATATCTGGATCGTCTGTTTGAAGGACATGTAGAGATGAATGGCCAGATCGTTCTCTGTAAGCATGTAAATGATGGAACGGAGCTTGAACGGAGTATCAGGGATCTGGGGAAATATCTGCCTTTCATGCGCAGTGTATCTGTTGTTCCGGCAGGACTTACGAAATACAGACAGGGGCTGTATCCGTTAGAATTATTTACGAAAGAAGAAGCGGGACAGGTCATTGATCTGATCGAGAGTTATCAGAAAAAATTTTATGAGCAATATTCGCTTCATTTTATCCATGCAAGTGACGAATGGTATATAACGGCCGGGAGGGATTTCCCGGAGGCGGAACGATATGATGGGTATATCCAGCTGGAAAACGGTGTCGGAATGATGCGCTTATTCTTAGAAGAATTTGATGAAGCATATCGGGAGATGCTGGATGCACCTGATTATCAGGTCAGGAGGGAGACTTTTCATCGAACGGTCTGTATGGCAACCGGTAAATTGACCTACAGTACGATCGATAATTTTGCAAATCGTCTGATGGAGGCGTTCCCGGGACTTACGATCCGGGTGTATTGTATCAGAAATGATTTTTTTGGAGAAACGATCACTGTTTCAGGACTGATCACCGGTATCGATCTGACAACACAGTTAAAGGAGATACAGGACGCAGGTGTTGATCTTGGAGAAGCCTTGCTTATTCCGTCGAATATGCTTCGTATGGGAGAAAAGGTATTTTTAGATGATATGACGGTGGATCAGGTAGAAGAACGGCTGGGACTGCATGTGGTTCCGATCGAATCAGGCGGTGCGGATTTCATTCAGGCAGTTATTGATCCTTCGTATTCCATGGATCGAAATAATGAGACATTAGGATATATTCAGGCATTTGATGATGACGAGAATTAA
- a CDS encoding 4-hydroxybutyrate dehydrogenase, whose protein sequence is MKQLMIKPTIYKYDTCKKFAEEFHIEKGDLVITNEYIYEPFFGKLNLECDVIYQEKYGAGEPSDDMAEAIYKDIKGEHKRIIAIGGGTVIDISKLFALKYVSPILDLYDGKLPIEKDKELVLVPTTCGTGSEVTNIAILALNSRGTKKGLAVDEMYGDSAVLIPELLTGLPFRFFATSSIDALVHAVESSLSPKGNEYTRMFGYKAIDMILHGYMEIRDKGPDARIPLLDRFLVASNYAGIAFGNAGCAAVHALSYPLGATYHVAHGESNYAMFTGVMKNYMEIKQDGEIAKLNSFIADILGCDVENVYESLENLLNILIPKKALHEYGVTEEDLVEFTDSVMTNQGRLMANNFVELDRDRVYKIYKELY, encoded by the coding sequence ATGAAACAGCTAATGATTAAACCAACGATTTACAAGTATGATACATGTAAGAAATTTGCAGAAGAATTTCATATCGAAAAAGGTGATCTTGTTATCACAAACGAATATATCTATGAGCCATTCTTCGGGAAGTTAAATCTGGAATGTGATGTTATTTATCAGGAAAAATACGGAGCCGGTGAACCGTCTGACGATATGGCAGAAGCAATCTATAAGGATATTAAGGGGGAGCATAAGCGTATTATCGCGATCGGCGGAGGAACAGTTATTGATATCTCCAAGCTGTTTGCATTAAAGTATGTGTCACCGATCTTAGACCTTTATGATGGTAAACTTCCGATAGAAAAGGACAAAGAGCTGGTGCTGGTTCCAACTACCTGTGGAACCGGGTCTGAAGTGACGAATATAGCCATTCTGGCATTAAACAGTCGTGGAACTAAAAAAGGTCTTGCGGTTGATGAAATGTATGGAGATTCGGCTGTTTTGATACCGGAGCTGTTGACAGGACTGCCGTTCCGTTTCTTTGCAACCAGCTCGATCGATGCCTTGGTACATGCGGTTGAATCAAGCTTATCACCAAAGGGCAATGAATATACCAGAATGTTCGGTTATAAGGCTATTGATATGATCCTTCATGGTTATATGGAGATTCGTGATAAGGGTCCGGATGCAAGAATTCCGTTATTAGATCGTTTCCTTGTAGCTTCTAACTACGCCGGTATTGCATTTGGAAATGCGGGATGCGCAGCAGTACATGCCTTAAGCTATCCGCTTGGAGCAACCTATCATGTGGCACACGGAGAATCTAATTATGCCATGTTTACAGGAGTTATGAAGAACTATATGGAGATCAAACAGGATGGGGAGATCGCGAAGCTTAATTCTTTTATAGCAGATATTCTTGGCTGTGATGTTGAAAATGTCTATGAGTCTCTGGAGAATTTGTTAAATATCCTGATTCCGAAGAAGGCTTTACATGAGTATGGAGTAACAGAAGAGGATCTTGTCGAATTCACAGATTCTGTAATGACGAATCAGGGGCGTCTGATGGCGAATAATTTCGTAGAGCTTGATCGTGACAGGGTTTATAAGATATACAAAGAACTTTATTGA
- the spo0A gene encoding sporulation transcription factor Spo0A: MNYVKIMMVKRDKREIEQLRDIIQSVATYELVGICDNGQDAVRGIAEKNPDIVILDEVLPGKDVLEIAESVIHNKNLKNVKFILCGSKTHKQYLDFIYYKIADRLILRLLDLPYDDRKVREVIDDVMKAKRNDNYQNMVEPENDSTVLEAVVTDIIHEIGVPAHIKGYQYLRSAILMAVQDMDILNSITKQLYPSIAEEYGTTSSRVERAIRHAIEVAWGRGSMDTINDLFGYTINAGKGKPTNSEFIALIADKIRLDNRQLIRKPEYTLKSIS, from the coding sequence ATGAATTATGTAAAAATAATGATGGTAAAGCGCGACAAAAGAGAAATCGAACAGTTAAGGGATATTATACAGTCAGTTGCAACGTATGAATTGGTGGGGATATGTGACAACGGACAAGATGCTGTCAGGGGAATTGCCGAAAAGAATCCGGATATTGTCATTTTAGATGAAGTCTTACCGGGAAAAGATGTACTGGAGATAGCAGAATCAGTAATACATAATAAAAATCTGAAAAATGTAAAATTTATTTTATGCGGCTCAAAGACACATAAACAATATCTGGATTTTATTTACTATAAGATCGCTGATCGTCTGATATTAAGGCTTCTCGATCTGCCATATGATGACAGAAAAGTCAGGGAAGTAATTGACGATGTTATGAAAGCAAAACGGAATGACAATTATCAGAATATGGTAGAGCCGGAGAATGACAGCACGGTTTTAGAAGCAGTCGTAACAGATATTATTCATGAGATCGGTGTTCCTGCTCATATAAAAGGATATCAGTATCTTCGGAGTGCTATATTGATGGCTGTTCAAGATATGGATATATTGAATTCCATTACAAAACAGTTATACCCATCGATTGCAGAGGAGTATGGGACAACCTCATCGCGGGTAGAGAGAGCTATCCGCCATGCGATCGAAGTTGCATGGGGCAGAGGCAGCATGGATACGATCAACGACCTGTTCGGATATACGATCAATGCAGGTAAAGGGAAGCCTACAAATTCGGAATTTATTGCACTGATTGCAGATAAGATTCGTCTGGATAATCGTCAGTTGATTCGAAAACCGGAGTATACCTTAAAAAGTATTTCCTAA
- the spo0A gene encoding sporulation transcription factor Spo0A codes for MNNQDISIIIADGDCELVAKQLLANTSRVDIKIVDKVTDGESAIESIRKYQPDVVLLDICLPVMDGLGVMETIRDSGDCPETLFVVITSVGSQRLIRCAFDLGASFYVLKPYNSDQLVARLKQMHERKQEILAEMSNDLICIPNKSMTDNVANNIESDVTDIIRDIGIPANIKGYQYIREGIIMAVNDVNMLNYITKLLYPSIAKKYKTTSSSVERAIRHAIEVAWNRGQIDVINDIFGYTVNAGKGKPTNSEFIALIADKLRIEYRKRA; via the coding sequence ATGAACAATCAGGATATAAGTATAATCATCGCAGATGGAGATTGTGAGTTGGTTGCAAAACAGCTGCTCGCAAATACATCAAGAGTTGACATTAAAATTGTCGACAAAGTAACAGATGGAGAAAGTGCAATTGAGTCGATCAGGAAGTATCAGCCGGATGTGGTGCTGCTAGACATCTGCCTGCCGGTAATGGATGGACTCGGAGTAATGGAAACGATTCGGGATTCGGGGGATTGTCCTGAAACGTTGTTTGTGGTAATTACTTCCGTGGGCTCACAGAGACTGATCCGTTGTGCATTTGATCTGGGTGCTTCATTCTATGTTCTGAAGCCTTATAATTCAGATCAGCTTGTTGCCAGGTTAAAACAGATGCATGAAAGAAAACAGGAGATACTTGCTGAGATGTCCAATGATCTGATCTGCATCCCGAATAAAAGTATGACCGATAATGTGGCGAATAACATCGAGAGTGATGTAACAGATATCATAAGAGATATCGGGATTCCCGCCAACATCAAAGGGTATCAGTATATCCGGGAAGGAATCATAATGGCAGTAAATGATGTGAATATGTTGAATTACATTACGAAACTGTTGTATCCGAGTATTGCAAAGAAGTATAAGACCACATCATCCAGCGTAGAACGTGCGATCAGACATGCCATCGAGGTTGCATGGAATCGTGGACAGATTGATGTGATCAACGATATTTTCGGATATACGGTAAATGCGGGAAAGGGCAAACCTACTAATTCGGAATTTATCGCTTTGATCGCGGATAAGCTCCGGATCGAGTATCGGAAAAGAGCTTAA
- a CDS encoding M14 family metallopeptidase, whose product MIETVASADMLIDEVMRVKKNHLAPDFATGKEKRLSIVSGVHGDEVAGQYICYEVIRRIKKDFDKLKGIVDVYPFINPMGLEAQVRDVPVFDIDMNTLFPGSTEGTVGEYTAALVLQDIKGSDICVDLHSSSVYLKELPQVRVNSDIADDILPYAARMNTDVVWVHPSSTVMEGSLAYSLNEIGVKSMVVESGVALMIDYDYADQIVEGLFSLMEYMGIWDGCAYNTHMPKIARDTDVSFVNAESSGIFIPKVKHSGVVEKGDVIGQIVNVLTGSVEETILSPRRGVVFSLRAYPVIEEGSLVARIFGGVTNNA is encoded by the coding sequence ATGATAGAAACAGTAGCATCAGCAGATATGCTGATCGATGAGGTAATGCGGGTAAAAAAGAATCATCTTGCACCTGATTTTGCCACAGGAAAAGAAAAAAGATTAAGTATTGTTTCCGGTGTTCATGGAGATGAAGTAGCAGGACAGTATATCTGTTATGAGGTGATCCGCCGGATCAAAAAGGATTTTGACAAATTAAAAGGAATTGTGGATGTGTATCCGTTTATCAATCCTATGGGATTGGAAGCACAGGTAAGAGATGTACCGGTGTTTGATATTGATATGAATACATTATTTCCGGGTTCGACGGAAGGAACGGTCGGAGAATATACGGCGGCACTTGTGCTGCAGGATATTAAAGGATCGGATATCTGTGTCGATCTGCATTCCAGCAGCGTATATTTGAAAGAATTGCCCCAGGTACGGGTGAATTCGGATATTGCCGATGATATTCTTCCGTATGCTGCCAGAATGAATACGGATGTTGTATGGGTGCATCCATCCTCTACCGTTATGGAAGGAAGCCTTGCATACTCGTTAAATGAGATCGGAGTAAAGAGTATGGTCGTAGAATCAGGTGTTGCACTTATGATCGATTATGACTATGCGGATCAGATCGTTGAAGGATTATTTTCATTGATGGAATATATGGGGATCTGGGACGGCTGCGCATATAATACACATATGCCGAAGATTGCCCGAGATACGGATGTTTCTTTTGTGAATGCGGAGAGCAGTGGTATCTTTATACCAAAGGTAAAGCACTCAGGTGTAGTCGAAAAGGGAGATGTGATCGGACAGATCGTAAATGTACTGACCGGTTCTGTCGAAGAGACGATCCTGTCACCAAGAAGAGGCGTGGTATTCTCACTTCGCGCTTATCCGGTGATCGAGGAAGGCTCGCTGGTTGCCAGAATATTTGGAGGTGTGACAAATAATGCGTAA
- a CDS encoding M14 family metallopeptidase, producing MRKEIIYTMNTAYRGEYSIKGFSFGTGEKAACIMGAMRGNEFQQLYICSLLSKKLSELETRGAIVSGKQILLIPSLNYSSFNVGKKYWISDNSDVNRAFPGNPEGQATSRIAAAVMDQVKDYAYGIQFASFYMDGEFIPHVRMMETGKQSTSLANLFGLPYVLTAEPRAYDKATLNYNWQIGGTEAFSVYSGVTEKIDSESASHAVSAVLRFLTRMGIIRYNCHAGYISTVLDEEELLSVKSDKSGGFLKRFVSPGDEVVRGNIIANVINPMTGEIAADIYAPTDGIIFYAQNAPMIYQNSVVFKLIRRLHN from the coding sequence ATGCGTAAAGAGATCATATATACGATGAACACCGCCTATCGTGGAGAATATTCCATTAAAGGCTTCAGCTTCGGAACAGGAGAAAAGGCAGCATGTATCATGGGAGCTATGCGCGGAAATGAATTCCAGCAGTTATATATCTGTTCCCTGCTGTCGAAAAAATTAAGCGAACTTGAGACAAGAGGAGCAATCGTATCGGGAAAACAGATACTGTTGATCCCATCTTTAAATTACAGTTCCTTTAATGTCGGTAAAAAATACTGGATCTCTGATAATTCTGATGTGAACCGTGCTTTTCCGGGAAATCCGGAGGGACAGGCGACCAGCAGAATAGCGGCAGCGGTTATGGATCAAGTAAAAGATTATGCGTATGGAATACAGTTTGCAAGCTTTTATATGGATGGAGAATTTATCCCGCATGTCAGAATGATGGAGACGGGAAAGCAGAGTACCAGTCTGGCCAATCTGTTCGGTCTTCCTTATGTTCTGACAGCAGAACCGAGGGCATATGATAAGGCAACTTTAAATTATAACTGGCAGATCGGAGGAACAGAGGCGTTTTCTGTATATTCCGGTGTGACGGAGAAGATTGACAGTGAGAGTGCGTCACATGCGGTTTCAGCAGTACTCCGATTCCTGACCAGAATGGGAATCATCCGGTACAACTGTCATGCAGGTTATATATCGACTGTTCTTGATGAGGAGGAACTGCTGTCTGTCAAGTCGGATAAATCCGGTGGTTTTTTAAAGCGGTTTGTAAGTCCGGGAGATGAAGTGGTTCGGGGAAATATTATTGCAAATGTTATAAATCCGATGACCGGAGAGATCGCAGCCGATATTTACGCACCGACAGATGGAATTATTTTCTATGCGCAGAATGCACCGATGATCTATCAGAATTCAGTGGTATTCAAGCTTATCCGCAGACTGCACAATTAA
- a CDS encoding phosphoribosylformylglycinamidine synthase: MSTVKRVYVEKKPDYAVKAKELHDEIKNYLNIDAEYVRVLVRYDIENLSEETYKKALVTVFSEPPIDMIYEGDNLPMADTDKVFSVEFLPGQFDQRADSAEQCVKLLNEDEDPIIKTATTYILSGNVTDEQLKAVMEYCINPVDSRACGMEIPETLVTEYDEPADVIVFDGFKDMAEDKLKELYDSLGLAMTFKDFLHIQKYFKGEEKRDPSMTEIRVLDTYWSDHCRHTTFSTELTNVEFDDGDYKDMLEKTFDAYRTEMKEMYKDRDDKFICLMDIALMGMKQLKAAGKLDDMEVSDEINACSIIVPVEVDGETEEWLVFFKNETHNHPTEIEPFGGAATCLGGAIRDPLSGRGYVYQAMRVTGAADPTKSLKDTLPGKLPQRKIVTTAAAGYSSYGNQIGLATGLVNEIYHPDYVAKRMEIGAVMGAAPRRAVKRLNSDPGDKIILLGGRTGRDGCGGATGSSKAHNSQSLETCGAEVQKGNPPTERKIQRLFRREEVASIIKKCNDFGAGGVSVAIGELAPGLVVDLDKVPKKYAGLDGTELAISESQERMAIVVDPKDVDTMLKYADEENLEAVVVAEVTEEPRLVLTWRGKEIVNISRAFLDTNGAHQETDVKVEIPAKADNYFDSVKEPEDVKKAWIDTLSDLNVCSQKGLVEMFDSSIGAGTVTMPYGGKYQLTPTQTMIAKLPVMKGKTDTITMMSYGFDPYLSSWSPYHGSVYAVVTSAAKIAAAGGDVSKIRLTFQEYFKRLGTDPYRWGQPLAALLGAYDVQVGLGLPSIGGKDSMSGTFNDIDVPPTLVSFAVDVASYMDVVTPELKKAGNVLVKLDIEKDENDIPVYRNVLAMYDLLHQAILADKVESAYAVGFGGMIEAVSKMAFGNKLGVDIDTCITKRELVSKDYGSIILEVKPENVNTLGIPVKKIGTVNNSAAFTYGDVTVTMDEALAAWTKTLEKVFPTESGVEQKKIETGLFDAKTVYTAKNKVAKPKVFIPVFPGTNCEYDSAKAFERAGAEVETIVFRNMTAQGIRDSVDAFTKAISQSQIIMFPGGFSAGDEPDGSGKFIATAFRNAKIADEVMKLLQQRDGLALGICNGFQALIKLGLVPYGEIRPQTDDSPTLTINSIGRHQSKMVYTKVVTNKSPWLKEAELGGVYTIPISHGEGRFVASKEWCEKLFANGQVATQYVDMNGNPTMDEYYNVNGSYYAIEGITSPDGRVLGKMGHSERTGRAVAVNIYGDQNQKIFESGVDYFK; this comes from the coding sequence ATGAGCACAGTTAAGAGAGTTTATGTTGAAAAGAAGCCTGACTATGCAGTTAAGGCAAAGGAACTTCATGACGAGATCAAGAACTATCTGAATATCGATGCCGAGTATGTAAGAGTACTGGTTCGTTACGATATTGAGAATCTGTCTGAAGAAACATACAAAAAAGCACTGGTTACAGTATTTTCAGAGCCACCGATCGATATGATCTACGAGGGAGATAATCTTCCAATGGCAGATACAGATAAGGTATTTTCTGTTGAGTTCCTTCCGGGACAGTTCGATCAGAGAGCAGATTCAGCAGAACAGTGTGTTAAGCTTTTAAATGAAGATGAAGATCCTATCATAAAGACAGCCACAACATATATTTTATCCGGTAATGTAACGGATGAGCAGTTAAAAGCAGTTATGGAATACTGTATCAACCCGGTAGATTCCAGAGCCTGTGGTATGGAGATTCCTGAGACACTTGTTACCGAGTATGATGAACCGGCCGATGTTATTGTCTTTGATGGCTTTAAGGATATGGCAGAGGACAAGTTAAAGGAGTTATATGATTCCCTCGGACTTGCGATGACATTTAAGGATTTCCTTCATATCCAGAAGTATTTCAAGGGTGAAGAGAAGCGTGATCCATCTATGACAGAGATCCGTGTGCTGGATACATACTGGTCTGATCATTGCCGTCATACCACATTCTCAACAGAGCTTACAAATGTTGAATTTGATGATGGTGATTATAAGGATATGCTTGAGAAGACATTTGATGCTTACCGGACAGAGATGAAAGAAATGTACAAGGACAGAGATGATAAGTTCATCTGTCTGATGGATATCGCCCTTATGGGTATGAAGCAGTTAAAGGCAGCAGGCAAATTAGACGATATGGAAGTATCCGATGAGATCAATGCCTGCAGTATCATCGTTCCTGTAGAAGTAGACGGTGAGACAGAGGAATGGCTCGTGTTCTTCAAGAATGAGACACATAACCACCCAACTGAGATCGAACCGTTTGGTGGTGCTGCTACCTGTCTTGGTGGTGCGATCCGTGATCCGTTGTCAGGTAGAGGATATGTATATCAGGCTATGCGAGTAACCGGAGCAGCAGATCCTACAAAGTCTTTAAAGGATACTCTTCCTGGAAAGCTTCCACAGAGAAAGATCGTTACGACCGCAGCAGCAGGTTACAGCTCATATGGTAACCAGATCGGTCTTGCAACAGGACTTGTAAATGAAATATATCATCCGGATTATGTAGCAAAGAGAATGGAGATCGGAGCAGTTATGGGTGCAGCTCCAAGACGTGCGGTAAAACGTCTGAATTCTGATCCGGGAGATAAGATCATCCTTCTCGGCGGACGTACCGGTCGTGACGGTTGTGGTGGAGCAACCGGATCATCCAAGGCACATAACAGCCAGTCTCTTGAGACCTGTGGTGCAGAAGTACAGAAGGGTAATCCGCCAACAGAGAGAAAAATCCAGCGACTGTTCAGAAGAGAAGAAGTTGCTTCTATCATAAAGAAATGTAATGACTTTGGTGCCGGCGGTGTATCCGTAGCGATCGGAGAACTTGCACCTGGTCTGGTTGTAGATCTGGACAAGGTTCCAAAGAAATATGCAGGTCTGGATGGAACAGAGCTTGCTATTTCAGAATCTCAGGAGCGTATGGCTATCGTAGTAGATCCAAAGGATGTAGATACGATGCTTAAGTATGCAGATGAAGAGAATCTGGAAGCTGTTGTTGTAGCAGAAGTAACAGAAGAACCAAGACTGGTTCTGACATGGAGAGGAAAAGAGATCGTAAATATCTCCCGTGCATTCCTCGATACAAACGGTGCACATCAGGAGACAGATGTTAAGGTAGAGATTCCTGCAAAGGCAGATAATTATTTCGATTCTGTAAAAGAACCGGAAGATGTAAAGAAAGCATGGATCGACACATTGTCAGATCTGAATGTTTGCTCGCAGAAGGGGCTTGTTGAGATGTTCGACAGTTCGATCGGAGCAGGCACAGTAACGATGCCATATGGTGGAAAGTATCAGCTTACACCGACACAGACAATGATCGCAAAGCTTCCTGTTATGAAGGGTAAGACCGATACGATCACAATGATGAGTTATGGATTTGATCCATATCTGTCAAGCTGGAGCCCATATCATGGTTCCGTATATGCAGTTGTTACATCTGCAGCAAAGATCGCAGCAGCCGGTGGTGATGTATCAAAGATCCGTCTGACTTTCCAGGAGTATTTCAAGAGACTCGGAACAGATCCATACAGATGGGGTCAGCCACTTGCAGCTCTGCTTGGTGCATATGATGTTCAGGTCGGACTTGGACTTCCGTCTATCGGTGGTAAAGACAGTATGTCAGGAACCTTCAATGATATCGATGTTCCTCCGACACTTGTTTCATTCGCAGTTGATGTTGCAAGCTACATGGACGTGGTTACACCGGAGCTTAAGAAAGCAGGCAATGTGCTTGTTAAGCTTGATATAGAAAAAGATGAAAATGATATCCCTGTATACCGGAATGTACTTGCCATGTACGATCTGTTACATCAGGCAATCCTTGCAGACAAGGTAGAATCTGCTTACGCTGTAGGATTTGGTGGTATGATCGAAGCTGTCAGCAAGATGGCATTTGGTAATAAACTGGGTGTAGATATTGATACCTGTATTACAAAGAGAGAACTGGTTTCCAAGGATTATGGTTCAATTATCCTTGAAGTGAAGCCGGAGAATGTAAATACACTTGGTATTCCGGTTAAGAAAATCGGTACTGTAAATAACAGTGCAGCATTCACCTATGGTGATGTAACAGTTACAATGGATGAAGCACTTGCTGCATGGACAAAGACACTGGAGAAGGTATTTCCGACAGAGTCAGGTGTAGAACAGAAGAAGATCGAGACAGGTCTCTTTGATGCAAAGACCGTATATACAGCAAAGAATAAGGTTGCAAAGCCAAAGGTATTCATTCCTGTATTCCCGGGTACAAACTGTGAATATGATTCTGCAAAGGCATTTGAACGTGCAGGTGCAGAGGTTGAGACGATCGTATTCCGTAACATGACTGCACAGGGCATCCGTGATTCAGTAGATGCATTTACAAAGGCAATCAGCCAGTCACAGATCATCATGTTCCCGGGTGGATTCTCCGCAGGTGATGAACCGGATGGTTCCGGTAAGTTCATCGCAACAGCATTCCGTAATGCGAAGATCGCAGATGAGGTTATGAAGCTGTTACAGCAGAGAGATGGTCTTGCACTTGGTATCTGTAACGGATTCCAGGCACTGATCAAGCTCGGACTGGTTCCTTACGGTGAGATCCGTCCACAGACAGATGATTCACCTACATTGACGATCAACAGCATCGGTCGTCATCAGTCCAAGATGGTTTATACCAAGGTGGTAACAAACAAGTCCCCATGGTTAAAGGAAGCTGAGCTTGGCGGTGTATATACAATTCCAATCTCACATGGCGAGGGAAGATTTGTTGCAAGCAAGGAATGGTGTGAGAAGCTGTTTGCAAATGGTCAGGTTGCAACACAGTATGTTGATATGAATGGTAACCCGACAATGGATGAGTACTACAATGTCAATGGTTCTTACTATGCGATCGAAGGTATCACAAGCCCGGATGGTCGTGTACTTGGTAAGATGGGACATTCAGAGCGTACCGGTCGTGCGGTTGCAGTCAATATCTATGGTGACCAGAACCAGAAGATCTTTGAAAGTGGTGTAGATTACTTCAAGTAA
- a CDS encoding LysR family transcriptional regulator has product MINNLNYYNVFYMVAKTGSISRAANQLYISQPAVSKAISNLEENMGIALFVRNSRGVALTEEGTILYDYIERALDNIIKGEESLKKYNELGIGHIRIGVSTSLCKHILLDYLKPFIKDNPNIKVSIDCHSTKNTIRLLKNEEIDIGLICETELPKNITYSHVRSIHDIFVANSDYIDNFPYRETEADPETDEETADTQTKAAGYPVFSGSIIGNLIPLMNVQQSVSDSESLTEEHIRDIFRHSTLMMLEEANVTRTHVDNYLNEHSFHCNQLLEINNMDLLLDFAAIGMGIASVVREFSESYLKDGRIVEIPLPTPIPKRSVGFAYLQNRHQSKALCTFLDYCKIS; this is encoded by the coding sequence ATGATTAATAATCTGAATTATTATAATGTGTTTTATATGGTTGCTAAGACCGGCAGCATCAGCCGTGCCGCAAACCAGCTCTATATCAGCCAGCCTGCTGTCAGCAAGGCGATCAGTAATCTGGAAGAAAATATGGGAATCGCACTTTTCGTCCGCAATTCCAGAGGAGTTGCTCTGACCGAAGAAGGGACGATCCTGTACGATTATATCGAACGTGCTCTGGATAACATTATAAAGGGCGAAGAAAGTCTGAAAAAATATAACGAACTTGGAATCGGTCATATCCGTATCGGTGTCAGCACCTCTCTCTGCAAGCATATCCTGTTGGACTACCTGAAACCCTTTATCAAGGATAATCCGAATATCAAGGTCAGCATCGACTGCCACTCTACCAAAAATACGATCCGGCTCTTAAAAAATGAGGAAATCGACATCGGTCTGATTTGTGAAACAGAACTGCCTAAAAATATCACTTATTCCCATGTCCGCTCCATCCATGATATTTTCGTGGCAAATAGTGATTATATCGACAATTTCCCATACCGGGAGACGGAAGCCGATCCGGAAACGGACGAAGAAACAGCCGATACACAGACGAAGGCTGCCGGCTATCCGGTATTTTCCGGTTCTATCATAGGAAACCTGATTCCGCTTATGAATGTACAGCAATCTGTTTCGGATTCCGAATCTCTAACTGAAGAACATATCCGAGATATCTTCCGTCACTCTACGCTTATGATGTTAGAAGAAGCAAATGTAACCAGAACCCATGTTGATAACTACCTGAATGAACATTCATTCCACTGTAACCAGCTTCTTGAAATCAATAACATGGATCTCCTGCTTGACTTCGCAGCAATCGGTATGGGAATCGCCAGTGTTGTCCGGGAATTCTCTGAAAGCTACCTGAAAGATGGTCGCATCGTAGAAATTCCCCTTCCAACACCTATCCCAAAAAGAAGTGTCGGCTTCGCCTATTTGCAAAACCGACACCAGTCAAAAGCATTATGCACTTTTTTAGATTATTGTAAAATATCTTAA